GACCCAGTTCATCCTCCACAGCATCGCGGCCCCGTGGACGCCCCAGCGGATCTACGAGTACTGGCGCGACAGCACGAACCTCGAATCGCACTTCGGCCTGGGGTACGACGGCAGCCTCGCCCAGTTCGTCGGGACGCAGACGCGCGCCGACGCCAACATGTACGCCAACCGCAGGCCGGACGGCACCGGCGCGGTCAGCGTCGAGACCGCCAGCAGGCTCGACAGCTCGGATCCGTGGACGGCGCAGCAGGTCGAGCGGCTGATCGCGCTCGGTGTCTGGCTGCACCAGCAGCACGGCCTCCCGCTGCGGATCTGCCGCACCTGGGACGACCCCGGCTACGGCTACCACCGGCTCTTCCCGCAGTGGTCGGACGGCGGGACGGACTGCCCCGGCGATGCACGGGTGAAGCAGTTCGGCGACACCGTCTTCCCGGGCATCGTCGCCCGCGCGTCCGGCGGCTCCACGTCGGCGCCCCCGTCCGCCCCGGCGTCGGGGGCCGCCCGCCGCCAGGTCACGATCGGCGGCCTGCCGTACGGCTACGGCGCCCACGGCCCCCAGGTGCGGGAGGTCGGTGCGGCCCTGGTCGCCGCCGGGTACGGCTCGCACTACCGCAGCGGGCCGGACGAGGACTGGCGCGATCCGGACACCCTCAACTACGCCGACTACCAGCGCTCGCTCGGCTTCACCGGTGCGGACGCGGACGGCGTGCCGGGCGAGGAGTCGTTGCGCCGCCTGCTGGGGCGGGTGCCCGGGCCGCGTACCGTCTCGCTCGCGCACGTGGTCGCCGCCGCCCGTACGGACCCGGGCGCGGAGCAGGGACACCTGACCTACGGTGACGAGGTGTGGATCGTCGAACAGGCACTGGTCGACGAGGGGCTGCTCGACCCGGCCAGGGCGGACGGCTCGCTCGGCACCACGACCGTCGAGGCGTACGCCGGATTCCAGCGCCGGCTGGGCTACCAGGGGGCGGACGCCAACGGCATCCCCGGTCAGCGCAGCCTGCGCGAGCTGGGCGCCCGGCACGGCTTCACCGTCACGGACTGAGACCGGGTGCCGGCCCCCTGACACCGGGCCGGCACCCGCGGTGGTCCTCCCCCGCCGTCAGCCGCGGGCGCCGTCCGGCCGGCCGCGCCCTACGTGCAGGGCCAGCGCGTCGAGGGTGCGTCCCCAGGCGTCGTGGGCCGTCTTCTCCTCGTACGTCGCCGGGCGTTCGTCGTTGAAGAACCCGTGTCCGACGCCTTCGTACGTCACGAGGTCGCAGGCGACGCCGGCGCCCCGCAGCCGGGTTCCGATCCGGTGCCACTCGTCCAGGGACATCACGAAGTCGTCCGCGCCGAAGAAGGCCAGCAGGAAACCGGTGTTCGCGGCGATCCGCTCGCTGTTGGCGACCGGCGGCACCGGGTCGGCCAGTGGCAGGCCGCCGTCCAGCAGCCAGCCGCCGTAGTAGCTGACCACCAGGTCGAAGCGCAGCTCGCTCGCGCCCAGCACGGCGATGTGGCCGCCGAGACTGAAGCCGAGCAGGGCCGTCCCGCCGTCGGGGGCCGCGTCCGAGCCGTACGCCCGGGCCGCGGCCAGATCGGCCAGGACCTCCTCGCGCCGAAGGCCCTGCATCAGGCCGAACGCCTCGGGGCGCACCTCGTCGCCGTAGCCCAGCCCGGCGCGGCGGGTGCTGCGCCAGTAGAAGTCCGGGGCGATGGCGGTGTAGCCGGCCGCGGCCAGTCGGTGGCAGACGTCGCGCAGATGCGCGTTCACGCCGAACATCTCGCCGCCGACGATCACCGCCCCGGCACTCTCCCGCCCCTCGGGCCCGGCCACGTACGCCTCCGGGCCGTCCGGGCCTCCGAGCGGCACCCACTGCCCGCTGATCGTGTGGTCCGCCATTGGACACCTCTTCCGGTGAACGTTGTCGCGCTGTGTCGCGAGGAGTGTAGCGAGCAAAGATCAGGACGAAAGCACTGAGGCGATGTCAGATGTGTTTCCGGGCAAGGGATTCACCGCCTCCTCCCGTCCGGTTCGTCGCAAGGGTGCTTGCCGGGGCACCCGTGGCGGGGCAGAGTGCGCAGGGCGCTGGGACAGCCCGGGCGGCGACCGATCGGAGAGAGCTGTGAGTGACCTGATGGACCGGCTGTTGGCGGGTCTCCCGGCAGAAGCGCTGGCGGTGGACCCGGACGTCACGGCCGCCTACCGCTACGACATGGCCGGGTTCTGCGAGGCCGGAGCCCCTGCCGTGGTGGTGTTCCCGGAGACGGTCGAGCAGGTGCAGCACGTCATGCGGACCGCCACCGAGCTGCACGTACCGGTGGTGCCGCAGGGCGCCAGGACCGGGCTCTCCGGCGGTGCCAACGCGGTGGACGGCTGCATCGTGCTGTCGATGGTCAAGATGAACCGGATCCTGGAGCTGGACCAGGTGAACCGGATCGCGGTCGTCGAGCCGGGTGTGGTGAACGCCGAGCTCTCCCGGGCCGCCGCCGGCGCGGGGCTGGCCTACCCGCCGGATCCGTCGAGCTGGGAGTCCTGCACGATCGGCGGCAACATCGGAACCGGTGCGGGCGGCCTCTGCTGCGTGAAGTACGGGGTCACCAGCGAGTACGTGCTCGGCCTCGACGTCGTGCTGGCGGACGGCCGGCTGCTGTCGACCGGGCGCCGGACCGCCAAGGGTGTCGCGGGTTACGACCTGACCCGGTTGCTGGTCGGATCGGAGGGCACGCTGGGCGTGGTGGTCCGCGCGGTGGTGGCGCTGCGCCCGGCGCCCGCACCGCAGTTGGCGATGGTCGCGGAGTTCCCGAGCACGGACGCGGCCTGCGCGGCGGTGTGCGAGGTGATGGCGCGGGGCTTCACCCCCTCGCTGATGGAGTTGATGGACGCGGTCACCGTACGGGCCGTCAACGACCTGGCCCGGATGGGGCTGCCGGAGTCGACCAGGGCCCTGCTGCTGGTGGCCTTCGACGGCTCCGAGCCGGCCGCCGAACTGGCGGCGGTGGGCGAGCTGTGCCTGGCGGCGGGAGCGACCCAGGTGGTGCCGGCCGAGGACCGGGCGGAGTCGGAGCTGCTGCTGGAGGCGCGGCGGCTCGCGCTGCCGGCCCTGGAGCGCCTCGGCACCACGATGATCGACGACGTCGCCGTGCCACGGTCGCGGATGGCCGAGATGCTCCGGGGGGTGGCCGCGATCGCCGACCGGTGCGGGCTGACCATCGGCATGGTCTGCCACGCCGGCGACGGCAACACCCACCCGATCGTCATCTTCGACGCGCAGGACCCCACGCAGGTGGCCCGGGCCAAGGAGACCTTCGACGAGATCATGGGACTGGGGCTGGAGCTGGGTGGGACGATCACCGGCGAGCACGGGATCGGTCTGCTGAAGCGGGACTGGCTGGAGCGTGAGCTCGGCCCGGTGGCGATGGAGCTCCAGCGACAGCTGAAGGCGGTGTTCGACCCGCTGGGCATCCTCAACCCGGGCAAGGCGATCTAGGCCGTTCCCAGCGTTGCTCCGGTCCGGCGGCGCACCCGGTCGCCGTAGCCGGCCACCCGATGTCCGCTGATATCCAGATGCGATCGTCGGCCGATGGATTGTGATGATGATTTATTCATCGGTCAATGGCGTGACATATCGACTTGGAAGGCTGATTGCCCCTCCGGGGGCGCATGGGTAAACGGCTCGCGCCGGGGTGGCGCGGGCCGTTTCTTTTGCGCGCCCCTCGCGCTGCCGCCAGGCAGGCGGCGAAGGGGGCGACCGGATGCCGCCGTTCGGTGGAGATGCCAGCTCGGAGGCGGTGTGTCGGTCCGGTGCCGGACCCTCGGCAGGTTATTCGCCCGGGCTGCAATGTCACGCGAATGGGCGAAATAGCGAGAGGGAGGTGGTGCTTTGTCGATTTGTTGCGGAAGTCTGGGTCTCGGCGTCGCAGCCCGCAGGAGTTCGTCTGGCCGCGAACTTCGGCACTTATGACACGACATACAGATTGATGGAGGATTTCATGGCTCGTACTCGTACCACTCGCCTGGTGGGCCTTCTCGCCGCCGTCCCGTTCGCGGCGGCCCTGCTGATCGGCGGCGCCGGAGCGGCGGCCGCCGACAACGGCGCCCTGGCCGGCGGCGGATCCAACAGCAGCGCGGTGTCGAACGTCGGCAGCGGCAACATCTTCGGCTCCGTCGACGGCAACTACGGCGCGACGCAGCAGACGGCGACCGGCTCCGGCGCCTCGAACCAGAACAACACCCTCGGGGTGAAGGACAACGCCGGTCCCGTCCTCGCCGACCAGTCCAACGCCAACCTCCACGTGATCTTCGCCCCGGTCTTCCCCTGACGGCGCGTCGGGCGGCGTACCGGGCAGCACACCGACGGCGGGGGCGCCGTGGGTGTGCACGGCCCGAGCGGTGCGGCCGGACCGACGAGCACCAGGGCGGCTCCCCGTACCGAACGGGAGCCCGCGCAGTCGACGAGTTCTGGCCACGGGTGAACTGAGCACCCGCGGCGGACGCTCGAAGACCGTACGGCCCCGCGCGGCAGCGCCACGCGGGGCGCATCACCGGGCAGCGGAAAGGGTCACCGCGAACCGGCCCGTGGGCGGCGTCGATCACCGGCGTCGCCCACCGGCACGTCCGACTCCCGGCCGTACCCGCCCGCACCCTCGCCCGTGCCGGTAGCGTTGCGCTCCGCAGCCGCGTGCGCATCAGGACCGAAAAAAAGAGATACAGGGTGAGCGACCAGGTGAACGATCAGGCCTACCCCCCGATGGCCGACGGCGCCCCGCAGACGGTGGCCGAGTTGCTCTTCGGCCGCCCGCCGATGGTCCGTGAGCTCCCGTCCTTCGATCCGGACGGCACGCCCTCGACCCCGGGGCCGCTCTTCGCCGAATGGCTCGCCCTCGCCCTGCGGGACGGTGTCCTCGACCCGCAGGTGGTCACGCTCTCCACGGTCGGCACCGACGGTGTGCCGGACGCCAGGATGCTGGTCCTGCGGGACGTCGACGCCGCCGGAGCCGACTGGGTGTTCGCGATCGACGCGGACAGCCCCAAGGGCCGTCAGCTGGCCGCCCACCCGGTCGCCGCGATGACGGCCTACTGGCCGCTGCAGGGCCGGCAGGTCCGGGTCCGGGGCACGGTCCGCCCGGCCGCGCCGGAGGTCTCGGCGGCGGAGTTCGCCACCCGTTCGCCCGGCGCCCGGGTGGCCGCCCTGGTCGGGCACCAGAGCGAGCCGCTGTCATCGCTCGGGGAGTACGAGGACGCGGCGGTGTCGGCCCGCCGGCTTCTCGGCGACGCGTCGGCCTCGCTGGTCCCGACCCACACCGTCTACACGCTGAGGGCGTGCGAGGTGGAGTTCTGGCAGGGCGATGCGAGCCGCCGGCACGTCCGGCTCTGCTACACCCGTACCGGCCCCGGTGAGTGGGCCCGGACCCTGCTCTGGCCCTGACCGGCCCCGCGTCGACGCCCGCCCCGGCAGCCACGCCCGCTCCCGGGGCCCGGCCGCGGCTCCTGCCGGCCCGGCCCCGGGCCCGCAGGGGGCAGCCGGGGGGCAGCCGGGGAGAGCTCAGCGTCGCCCGCTGAGCGTGGCGCCCACGCTGGCCGCGACCACGCAGCCGATTCCCACCAGCTGCGGCCACCCCAGCATCTGGTGCAGCACCAGCAGCCCGACCAGCGCGCTCACCGCCGGCTCCAGGCTGACCAGGACGCTGAACACCCGCTGGGGCATCCGCCGCAGGGCGGTCATCTCCAGTGCGTAGGGGATCACCGGTAGCAGCAGCGAGATCCCGGCCACCGCGAGCAGCAGCAGGACGGGCGAGGCGCCGGGTGCGGTCAGGCCGTGCCGGGCCTCGCCGATCCCGAAGGGCGCCAGCGCCACGGCTGCGACGGTCATCGAGACGGCCAGGCCCTGGAAGCCCTGGAAGGCCGCGCCGACCTTGTCGGTGAAGAGGATGTACACGCCGTAGCAGGCCGCGGCGCCGAACGCGCAGGCCAGGCCGACCGGGTCGGCCGAGGAGCCGCCGGCACCCGTGCCGGAGCCGGTGAACAGGGTGAGCAGCACGACGCCGCCGCCGGCCAGCAGTGCCCAGAGCAGGTGCGCGGCGCGGCGGGCGAAGACCAGCGCGACGGCCAGCGGGCCGAGGAACTCGATGGTCGCGGCGGTGCCCATCGGCAGTCGGTCGACCGCGCCGGCGAACAGCAGGGTCATCCCGCCGGAGGCCACCCCGAGCAGCGCCGCGGCGCCGAGGTCGCGCGGGCTGCGGCCGCGCAGCCGGGGCCGGGTGAGGACGAGCAGCAGCACCGCGGCGAAGCCGATCCGCAGGAACACCGTGCCGCCCACGCCGAGCGGGCCGAACAGTGGCTTGGAGAGGGCGATACCGCTCTGCACCGTGAACATGGCCAGGACGCAGAGCAGCGGCGCCGGGATTCCCGCCGGGCGCCGCAGCGGCTTCGGGCTCCACCGGCCGGAGGGTGCGGCCGCCGGTGTGCCCGACGGGGCAGGTGCGTCCGACGGGGCCGAGGGGCCGGGCGCCGCCGTGGACGATCCGTACGCCGTACCGCCGTCGCTGCCGCGCTCACCGCCGCGCTCACCGCCGCGCTCACCGCCGCGCCCGCCTTCGCTGCCGCGCTCACCGCCGCGCTCACCGCCGCGCTCACCGCCGCGCCCGCCTTCGCTGCCGACCCGGAGGACGGACGGCATGGCCAGGGCCTCGGCGGAGGCGGTGACGCCGCCTGGTCCTGCCGGGGCGGTGGTCGCGCTGGAGTGGGGAGCGGGCATGTCAGCGAGTGTGCCGTAAGGAGTCAAGGGCGGGCAAGCTCGTTACCGCGAGAAGGATGTACCAGGACAGTACGGCTGAAAGGGTGAGTCGAGGAGGCCGGAGCGGCACTGTCGCCCCGGGCGCCCGACGGGTCGTCAGTACCAATGGTCTGTGCGCTATCTTCGTCCGGCGTCGCTGGCCGCCGCCTCCCTCGTCCTGCTCCTGGCCACCGACGGTGGGGCCGGTACCGAGGCGCAGGCGCTCAGCGCCGCCGCCTCCGCCGCAGGGGCGCCCGGGTCCCGGGCGGCCGCGCCGCGCGCCGCCACCCCACTCGCCCCACGGATCCGGCGCACCGTCCTGCGGGATTCCGCCTGGTCGCCGACGGGCCGGAGCGGGGAGGTCTTCACCGGCGCCGGATTCGACGTCTGCACCGCGCCCGCGCTCGACACCATGAAGACCTGGCGCGCCTCCTCGCCGTACGGGGTGATCGGTGTCTACACCAGCGGATCCCAGCGCGGCTGCGCTCAGCCCCGCCTGACCGCCGACTGGGTCCGGCAGGCCCGGGCGATGGGGTGGCGGTTCCTGCCCACCCATGTCGGCCTCCAGGCCCCCTGCCGCACGCTGAGCGGCAAGCCCCAGCACATCGACCCCGCGAACGCCGTCCAGCAGGGCCGGGACGAGGCGGCGGTCGCGGTGCGCGGCCTGAAGGCCGTGGGCCTCGGCAAGGGCAGCCCGGTGTACCTGGACATCGAGTCCTACCCCCGGCAGGACGCCGCCTGCGGTCAGGCCGTGGTCGACTTCACCCTCGGCTGGACCCAGGCCCTGCACGCGGCCGGTTACCGCTCCGGCTTCTACTCCAGCCTCGACTCCGGCGTCGCCGACCTGGCCGCCGCGGCCCGGGCCGGCAGCTCCCCGCTCCCGGACGCCCTCTGGTACGCCCAGTGGGACGACCACCCGACGACCGACACCGCCGCCCCGGGCGGCCCGGGTGCCGAACTCTGGGCCGGCCACCAGCGCGTCCACCAGTACCGGGGCAACGTCGAGGAGACCTACGGCGGGGCCTCCCTCACCATCGACCGTGACCAGCTGGACGCGCCGGTCGCCGCCTGACCGCGCCCGCGCCCGGCCGCTCGCCGCCCGGGCGCCGGCCACCGTGGCCCAGCCGTGACCGGCGCAACGGTCGGCGGATACTGACAGCGGGGCCCGTGAGCGGCACAATCGGCCTCGGACGCCCCTCGTTACCGTCGGGTAGCCAAGCCAGGAGCCGCCAGGTCAAGGAGGACCCGCGTGTTCAGCACCATGCAGGACGTACCGCTCACCGTCGCCCGGATCCTCACCCACGGAGCCACCGTCCACGGCCGCTCCACCGTCACCACCTGGGACGGCACCGGCCCGGTCACCCGTACGTACGCCGAGGTCGGCGCCCGCGCGGCGCGGCTGGCGCACGCGCTGCGCGACGAACTCGGGGTGACCGGGGACGACCGGGTGGCGACCCTGATGTGGAACAACGCGGAGCACCTGGAGGCCTACCTGGCCATCCCCTCGATGGGCGCGGTGCTGCACACCCTGAACCTCCGGCTCCCGGCGCACCAGCTGTCCTTCATCGTCAACCACGCCGCCGACCGCGTGATCATCCTGGACGCCAGCCTGCTGCCGCTGCTGGCCTCGGTGCTGCCGCAGCTGAACCCGACGCTGCGGCACGTCGTGGTCAGCGGTGAGGGCGACCGCTCGGTGCTGGACGGCTTCGCCGGAACGGTGCACGACTACGAGGCGCTGATCGAGGGCCGCCCGGACGCCTTCCCCTGGGCGACCGAGATCGACGAGCGTCAGGCCGCCGCCCTCTGCTACACCTCCGGCACCACCGGGGAGCCCAAGGGCGTGCTCTACAGCCACCGCTCGGTCTACCTGCACTGCCTGCAGGTCATCGCGGCCGACAGCTTCGGGCTGACCTCGCGCGACACCGCGCTGCCGGTCGTCCCGATGTTCCACGTGAACGCCTGGGGCATCCCGCACGCCGCGTTCATGTCCGGCGCCGACCTGCTGATGCCGGACCGCTTCCTGCAGCCGAAGCCGCTGGCCGCGATGATCGACCTGGTGAAGCCGACCGTCAGCGCCGCCGTCCCGACGATCTGGAGCGGCCTGCTGGACGAGCTGGACGCCGGTGACTACGACACCTCCGCCCTGCGGATGGTCGTCATCGGGGGCTCGGCCTGCCCGCCGGCCTTGATGAAGGCCTTCGCCGACCGTCACGGGATCAGCGTGGTGCACGCCTGGGGCATGACCGAGACCTCGCCGCTCGGCTCCTTCGCCCTGCCGCCGGGCGGCCTGACGCCCGAGCAGGAGTGGCCCTACCGCCTCACCCAGGGCCTGTTCCCGGCCTCGGTCGAGGCCCGGCTGAGCGGTCCGGCCGGTGAGCCGATGCCGCACGACGGCGTCGCGGCGGGCGAGCTGGAGGTGCGCGGTCCGTGGATCGCGGGCGCCTACTACGGCGGTGCGGGCAACGACCCGGTGCGCCCGGACGACAAGTTCAGCGAGGACGGCTGGCTGCGGACCGGTGACGTCGGCACCATCACGCCGGACGGCTACCTGACACTGACCGACCGGGCCAAGGACGTCATCAAGTCCGGCGGTGAGTGGATCTCCTCGGTGGAGCTGGAGAACGCGCTGATGGCGCACCCGGAGGTGGCCGAGGCGGCGGTGGTGGCGGTGCCCGACGAGAAGTGGGGCGAGCGGCCGCTGGCCACCGTCGTGCTCCGCCCGGGCGCCGTCGCCGGCCTGCGAGAGCTGCGGGCCTTCCTGGCCGAGCGGATCGCCTCCTGGCAGCTGCCCGAGCGCTGGTCGGTCATCGAGGCGGTGCCGAAGACCTCGGTCGGCAAGTTCGACAAGAAGGTCATCCGGGCCTCGTACGCGGCCGAGGAACTGGACGTCACCGTGCTCGGCAAGGACTAGCGGCCGACATCGCGGTGGGGCCGCTCGTCCGTCCGGACTAGCGGCCCCACCGCGTTCCCGGCCGGGAACGCCGCTCCCCCGGCCGTCCGCCGGCGGGGGAGCCGTCAGCGGTCGGCCATCCGCATCACACCGCCCGGCGCGGCCGTCCCCGGTTCGCCGAGCGAGCCGATCCGGCCCAGCAGGTCGACGATCCTGGACTGCACGTCCTCGCTGGTCGAGCGCTCGGCGAGGAAGAGCACCGTCTCGCCGGTCCGCAGCCGGGGCAGCTCGCGCGGGTCGAGGTCGACCGAGGTGTAGACGACCAGCGGAGTGCGGTGCAGCCGGTCGTTGGCACGCAGCCAGTCCAGCAGACCGACCCGGCGGCGGCGGATCCGGAGCAGGTCCATCACCACCAGGTTGGGCTGGACGCTGCTGGCCCGGGCGACCGCGTCGTTCTCGTCCACCGCGTGCTCGACGTGCATGCCGCGCCGCTCCAGCGAGCTGATCATCGCGGCGGCGATGTCCGGGTCGCCCTCCACCAGCAGCACCCGGGGGGCGTGGTTCTCGCCGTCGCGCGGTGCGAGGGCGCGCAGCAGGACGGCCGGGTCGGCGCCGTACGCGGCGTCCCGGGTGGCCTGGCCGAGGCCGGCCGTGACCAGCACCGGCACCCGGCTGTTCAGCGCGGCCGTCCGCAGCGACTGCAGCGCGGTCCGGGTGATCGGCCCGGTCAGCGGGTCGACGAAGAGCGCCGCCGGGAACGCGGTGGCCTGCGCGTCGACCTCCTCGCGGGAGCGGACGATCACCGGGTGGTAGCCCCGGTCCTGGAGGGCCTGCTTGGTGGACGGGTCGGGCTCCGGCCAGACCAGCAGCCGGCGCGGGTTGCCGTCCACGGCCGGGGTGATCATCGTCGGCGGGTCGGGGACCGGAGCCGTCGCGTCCTCGGCACTGCCGGCCGGGGCCAGCTCGGCCATCGGCCGCGGGGGCGTGCGGCCCTCCGGCGGGGCGACGGCCTCCGCCGGTGCGGTCGGCGGCGCCGGCGGCGCGCTCGGGAAGGCGGCCGGGAAGGCACCGGCGAACGCGCCGCCACCCGCACCCATCGGCCGCGGCGGGGTCAGCTCGCCCAGCCCGCTGCCGACCGGACGCGGCGGCGTCGGCTCGGCGTCGCCGGCCTCGGCCGACGGTGTCTGCTGCGGCTCGCCGCGGGTGGTGGCGGGCAGGGCGGGCCTGGCGGCGATCTCCAGCGCGGCGGAGGCGACGGGGGTCGCCTCCTCGGCCGGTGCCTGCGGCGGCTCGACCGGCTCCGCCGACGAGGTCTCGGCCTCGCCGCCGGGCGGCACGGCCAGCCGGCGACGCCGCCCGGTGGGCGGCACCGCTCCGGGCTCGGGGCGGGCGGGCGCCGGACCGGCCGGCAGCGCGTGCTCCAGGCCCGGATAGAGGGGTGTCCCGGGGTCGGGGACGCCGGGCAGCGAGAAACCGGCCGGCTGCTCCTCCTCGGCGGGCAGGGCGCGCCGACGGCGGGACGGCTGGCCCTGGCCCGTGCTCCGGGCCGGCTCGGCGGCCGGCTCCGGAGCGGGTACGACGGTGCTCTCCCCGGGGCCCGCGGCCGCCGGAGTCCCGGGGCCGAGCGCGATCGGCCCGCTCGTCCGGCCGGTGGCCGGACCGGCCGGCTCCGCCCCGATCGGGGTTCCGGCCGGCGGAGTGGCCGGGGGAGGGGTCGGCGCAGTGGCCGACGGAGGGGTCGGCGGAGGGGTCGGGGCGGACGGGCCGGGGCCGAGCGCGATCGGTCCGGGAGAGGGCAGCGCGCCGCCGCTCCCGTCCTGCTGCCGCTCCCGCTCCGGGGCCCGGTCCCGGCCGTCGGCCTCCACGGGCGGCAACGCGTAGGCCGTTCCGCTGCCGTCGCTGCCGTGCCAGGGGTCGTTCTCGGCCTGCTGCGGCCCGGTGCCACCGGGCCTGCCGTAGCCGGGGTCGGTGCCGTCGCCGTTCCACTGGCCGGGCACGGAGCGCGCGAGCGCCACCCCGGTGCCGGCGCCGCCGCGACCGGGACGCGCGGCGGGAGGCTCGTGCCACTGCTCGGAGTCGGCGGGCGGGCCGGCGTGGGCCCGGGCCTCGTCCCGGCCGTGCCGGTCCTCGTCCTGCGCGGCCGGGACGCCGCCGTCCGGCGCGGCGGGAGCGTCCGGATCGGGAGCCGGCCCCTCCTCCGGCGGCAGCTCGGTGGGCAGCAGCAGCGGGATGCCCGGGAGGTCGGGGATGACCGCGGTGTCGGACTCCTTGCGTCCGTCCTCGCGTCCACCGGCCGCCGCCCGCTCGGCGGCGGCCTTCGCCGCCACCGGGTCCAGCGGCAGCTCGACCACATAGGTGGTGCCGGCCCGGTTCGGCAGCTCGTGGGGCTGGAGCACGCCGCCGTGCCGCTCGACCACGCTGCGCGCTATCGGCAGGTGGACGGGGCTGCCGCCGAGGCCGGGGCCCCGGATCTCGACCCGTGCGACCTCGCCGCGCTGAGCGGCGGCCAGCACCACGGTCGGAGCCTCCCCGCCGGACTGCGGCAGGGCCGGGACACCGAGGCCGGCCGGCTCACCGCGCCCGGTCGGTACGGCGTCCAGGGAGAGCGCGACGCCGCTGACGTCCGCGACCAGGTGGGCCAGCGCCTGGGCCAGTCGTTCCTCGTCCGCGATCACCTCGACGGCCGCCGCGTGCACGGAGAACCGCACCCGGCCCGCGCCGACCAGCTCGCCGGCGATCTCCACGGCCTGTCGGACGACCGCGTCCAGGCCGATCGGCTCGCGCTTGAGCGTGGCCGGGCCGTTCTCGACGTCGTCCTCGAAGCGCTGGTAGGACAGCACGCCGTCGATCAGCTTGCCGAAGCGCCGGCACTCGTCCGCCAGCCGGCGCAGCGTCCAGTTGGCCTCCGGCCAGAGCTGGCCGGCCGGGTCGCCGGCGAGGGCGTCGATCCGCCGGTGAAGGGCTGTCAGCGCGCCGCCGAGCTCGCTCTCCAGCACCGCGGTGAGGTGCTCGTTGCGGGCGACCAGGGCCAGCTCGCGGCTGCGGTCGGTGAACGTCATCACCGCGCCGACCAGCTGGTCGCCGTCCCGGACGGGGGCGGTGGTGAGGTCGACGGTGACCGGCCGGCCGTCCTTGCGCCACAGCACGGCGCCGCGCACCCGGTGCTTGCGGCCGGAGGTGAGGGTGTCGAGGAGGGCGGACTCCTCCAGCGTGAGCGGGCTGCCGTCGGCCTTGGAGTGCTGGATCAGCGGGTGCAGCTCGCGGCCGCCCAGCTCGCTCGCCCGGTACTCCAGGATGTGCGCGGCGGCCGGGTTGACCAGCACGCAGCGGCCCTCCAGGTCCACGCCGAGCACGCCCTCGGCGGCGGCCCGCAGGATCATCTCGGTCTGCTTGTGCTGGCGGCGCAGCTCCGCCTCGACCCCCAGCCTGCTGGAGAGGTCGCGCACCAGCAGGAGCAGCAGGTCGCTGCCGGAGGACTGGCGCTGCCCGCCGCCGTCGCGGTACGGGTCGTACGCCGGCGCCGACAGGGTGTACCCGCGTCCCTCGCTCGCGCCGTCGTCCGCGAAGTCGTTGCCGGAGACCTCGACCGGGAAGGACGTGCCGTCCGTGCGCCGGGCGGTCATCCGTACGGGTCGGTCGAGCTCGTCGTCCTGGCGGGGTGCGGGGCGCATCGAGCCGGGGATGCGGCTCGGGTCGAACTCGGGCAGCAGGTCCAGCACCCCCCGGCCGACCAGCGAGGTGCCGGGGGCCTGAAGGCTCTGGACGGCCGCGTTGTTGGCGTCCACGACGGTGCCGTTGCTGTTCACCAGCAGCAGCGCGTCGGGCAGGGCATCGAGTATGGCGGCGAGGCGAGCAGCGCCTCGGATCGGCCTGCTGCTCACGTCGACAGGTCTCCTCGGCTTGGGGCAGCTCCTCCGGAGACTGGAGTATCTCATTCTTCTTTGCGGTGGGGACGACCCGGCTAGTAACGTAAGCGGTGGTTGGTGCCGGGCC
The sequence above is drawn from the Kitasatospora sp. NBC_00315 genome and encodes:
- a CDS encoding long-chain fatty acid--CoA ligase, translated to MFSTMQDVPLTVARILTHGATVHGRSTVTTWDGTGPVTRTYAEVGARAARLAHALRDELGVTGDDRVATLMWNNAEHLEAYLAIPSMGAVLHTLNLRLPAHQLSFIVNHAADRVIILDASLLPLLASVLPQLNPTLRHVVVSGEGDRSVLDGFAGTVHDYEALIEGRPDAFPWATEIDERQAAALCYTSGTTGEPKGVLYSHRSVYLHCLQVIAADSFGLTSRDTALPVVPMFHVNAWGIPHAAFMSGADLLMPDRFLQPKPLAAMIDLVKPTVSAAVPTIWSGLLDELDAGDYDTSALRMVVIGGSACPPALMKAFADRHGISVVHAWGMTETSPLGSFALPPGGLTPEQEWPYRLTQGLFPASVEARLSGPAGEPMPHDGVAAGELEVRGPWIAGAYYGGAGNDPVRPDDKFSEDGWLRTGDVGTITPDGYLTLTDRAKDVIKSGGEWISSVELENALMAHPEVAEAAVVAVPDEKWGERPLATVVLRPGAVAGLRELRAFLAERIASWQLPERWSVIEAVPKTSVGKFDKKVIRASYAAEELDVTVLGKD
- a CDS encoding PAS domain-containing protein, with amino-acid sequence MSSRPIRGAARLAAILDALPDALLLVNSNGTVVDANNAAVQSLQAPGTSLVGRGVLDLLPEFDPSRIPGSMRPAPRQDDELDRPVRMTARRTDGTSFPVEVSGNDFADDGASEGRGYTLSAPAYDPYRDGGGQRQSSGSDLLLLLVRDLSSRLGVEAELRRQHKQTEMILRAAAEGVLGVDLEGRCVLVNPAAAHILEYRASELGGRELHPLIQHSKADGSPLTLEESALLDTLTSGRKHRVRGAVLWRKDGRPVTVDLTTAPVRDGDQLVGAVMTFTDRSRELALVARNEHLTAVLESELGGALTALHRRIDALAGDPAGQLWPEANWTLRRLADECRRFGKLIDGVLSYQRFEDDVENGPATLKREPIGLDAVVRQAVEIAGELVGAGRVRFSVHAAAVEVIADEERLAQALAHLVADVSGVALSLDAVPTGRGEPAGLGVPALPQSGGEAPTVVLAAAQRGEVARVEIRGPGLGGSPVHLPIARSVVERHGGVLQPHELPNRAGTTYVVELPLDPVAAKAAAERAAAGGREDGRKESDTAVIPDLPGIPLLLPTELPPEEGPAPDPDAPAAPDGGVPAAQDEDRHGRDEARAHAGPPADSEQWHEPPAARPGRGGAGTGVALARSVPGQWNGDGTDPGYGRPGGTGPQQAENDPWHGSDGSGTAYALPPVEADGRDRAPERERQQDGSGGALPSPGPIALGPGPSAPTPPPTPPSATAPTPPPATPPAGTPIGAEPAGPATGRTSGPIALGPGTPAAAGPGESTVVPAPEPAAEPARSTGQGQPSRRRRALPAEEEQPAGFSLPGVPDPGTPLYPGLEHALPAGPAPARPEPGAVPPTGRRRRLAVPPGGEAETSSAEPVEPPQAPAEEATPVASAALEIAARPALPATTRGEPQQTPSAEAGDAEPTPPRPVGSGLGELTPPRPMGAGGGAFAGAFPAAFPSAPPAPPTAPAEAVAPPEGRTPPRPMAELAPAGSAEDATAPVPDPPTMITPAVDGNPRRLLVWPEPDPSTKQALQDRGYHPVIVRSREEVDAQATAFPAALFVDPLTGPITRTALQSLRTAALNSRVPVLVTAGLGQATRDAAYGADPAVLLRALAPRDGENHAPRVLLVEGDPDIAAAMISSLERRGMHVEHAVDENDAVARASSVQPNLVVMDLLRIRRRRVGLLDWLRANDRLHRTPLVVYTSVDLDPRELPRLRTGETVLFLAERSTSEDVQSRIVDLLGRIGSLGEPGTAAPGGVMRMADR